DNA sequence from the Acinonyx jubatus isolate Ajub_Pintada_27869175 chromosome A3, VMU_Ajub_asm_v1.0, whole genome shotgun sequence genome:
tagctgACCCTATAGTTGCgggttaatttctgggttttctattctgttctgttgatctatgtgtctattttcgtGCTGGTACGTACTgctttgatgactacagctttgtaatttagcttgaagtctggaattatgatacctccagctttgcttttctttttcaagattgctttggcttttgggggtcttttgtggttctgtacaaattttggattgtttgttccaggtctgtgaagaatgctggtggtattttgatagggagtgcATGAAATCTGCGGACTGCTTTGGGTCGAACAGACATCTTAGCAGTGTTCTTCCAACCACGAGCATGGACcgtctctccatttctttgtgccctcTTCAGTTTCGTTCAGCAACGTTTTGTAGTTTTCGGAGTACAggcctttcatctccttggttaagtttattcctaggtatcatattatttttggtgcaattacaaataggattttttaaagtttatttatttattttgagagagagagagagcgtgtgagcagagggaaggcagagagagagagggagggagagagagaatcccaagcaggctccgtgctgtcagcgcagagcccgacatggggctcgatcccatgaaccatgaggctgtggcctgagctgaaatcaagagttggacactttaccaactgaaccacccaagtgcccaggattgctttttaaatgtctctttcttctgcttcattattggtgcttAGAAATGCAATggttttctgtacattgactttggaTCCTGCGAccttattaaatttgttttagtagttttttggtggggtctttagggCTTTCTGTAtgtggtatcatgtcatctgtaaatagtgaaaatgtcacttcttccttaccaatttggatgcctttggtttctttttcttgtctgattgctgaggctagggcttccaggactgtgttgaataacaggagtgagagtggacatccttgccttgctcCTGACCTTAAGGGAGAAGcactcagttttcccccattgaatatgatgttggctgtggatttttcatatccggcctttatcatgttgacgtctgttccctctaaacctactcgttgagagtttttatcatgagtacatgttgtactttgtcaaatgtgtCCTATGTATCTGTCGAAAtgatcgtatggttcttatcctttctcttattgatgtgatgtatcacattgattgatttgtgactaTTGAACCAcgctgcagcccaggaatgagtcccacatgatcgtggtgaatgattttttttaatgcactgttggattcggtttgctaggattttgttggggatttttgcatctgtccATCGGAGATATTGGCCAGTAGGTCTCTTTTTTCTGTAATGgctctatctggttttggtattggggTAACGGATTTTAGAGATGACTTCAGGTGGTGTTTGGATATGTATTGTAATGACCAAAGGAAGGTGGGTATGTGGTGACAGCTCTGAGTCAATAAAGAAGCATTGGAGGTGGACCCAGCTGAGTCCTGGGGAAGCAGCCCTCACGGGAAAGAGGTCAGTGACCCTACACTTGGCCAGCTTAGTTCTCTCCCATTAAACACACGTTGGCATCTTTGGTGAGAGTTCCTGCTTGACTAACCAGCTGGAAAATGGAGTATTTAAGTGGGAAGATCAGTCTCTAACTACCTTGTCTTTCTCAGGGAGTGTTATGGGGCGAATGTGTCTCAGACCATGACCTAATTtggatataattagttaagatgacgAAGTAGGGTGTCCAATAttactggtgtccttgtaagaaggggACACTGGGACACAGGCTTCCAGGGAGAAGGTGGGTGAACGTGAGAGCAGAAACTGGTGATTCTTCTCCGGCCGAGGACTGCCAGCCATGAGCAGAAGCGGGGAGACGCCTGGAGACTTCCTCGCCCGGGGCCTTCGAGGGCCTCCAGGCTGCGTGAGAATCTGGTTCTCTCACAGCCCCTGGCCTGGGGCACGGGGTTCTGGCCGTCCTGGGAAGGTGATGCcggcagaagaggaaaggagaacatGGCAGACGTACCAGGAGGGCGCCGACCAGAGGGCTTTCCGTCGGGAGCCGCTGGCGCCTCTGGGCGCTCGGGCCCTGCAGGCCTCCTCCCTCGAGCTGGTTTGAGCTGGAGTTTTGGAGGCTGCAGTGTCTGCTTCCGGGCCCTTCTGCTGTGTGGGCGTCGCTTGTGTCGGAGGCCTTGTTTCGTCTTTAAAGATACGTCCTCGAGGGTGAGGGTGAATCTCCCTTGGGTTATGTCACCGGCATTTTACGTTTGGGTGGGAACCTCGCTTCGGCCGCCGACGGGCGTTTGCCTTCTTTGTGGACCGTTTGCTCTCTGTTGCGAGAAGCAGCCAGTGCATGTGGGGTTCCGTTCAGGACTACGTGTCCGTTGTGGTCAGCCTGGAACCCAGAGCCCTGCTCGGGTGCGTCCCGCCCGGTGGCCGCTCGGCCAGACAACTGCCGTCTCTTCCGCCCGCGCACAGCGGCGTGGCACTCTGCCTGACTTCCGCGGGCGTGTTTCTGCTGGCCACCTGGGTAACTGTCCCGTTCTTGCCCCCACAGAGTCCGTAGAGGAGCAACAGCAAGGCTTCCAGATGAACAACCGAAAGGAAGACATGGAGATTGCGTCCCACTACCGGCACCTGCTGCGGGAACTGAACGAGCAGCGGCAGCACGGCGTCCTGTGCGATGTGTGCGTCGTGGTGGAGGGCAAGGTCTTCAAGGCGCACAAGAACGTCCTGCTCGGCAGCAGCCGCTACTTTAAGACGCTGTACTGCCAGGTGCAGAAGACGTCCGAGCAGGCCACGGTCACGCACCTGGACATCGTCACGGCGCAGGGCTTCAAGGCCATCATCGACTTCATGTACTCTGCCCACCTGGCCCTCACCAGCAGGAACGTCATCGAGGTGATGTCCGCTGCCAGCTTCCTGCAGATGACGGACATCGTGCAGGCCTGCCACGACTTCATCAAGGCCGCGCTGGACATCAGCATCAAGCCCGATGCCTCGGACGAGCTCTCCGAGTTCGAGATCAGTGCCCCTCCTGGCAGCAGCACGGACGCCCTCATCTCGGCCGTGATGGCGGGAAGGAGCATCTCCCCGTGGCTGGCCCGGCGCACCAGCCCCGCCAATTCTTCCGGAGACTCGGCCATCGCCAGCTGCCACGAAGGGGGCAGCAGCTACGGGAAGGAGGACCAGGAGCCCAAGGCTGACGGCCCCGACGACATTTCTTCGCAGCCGCTGTGGCCCGGGGACGTGGGCTACGGGTCTCTGCGTGTCAAGGAAGAGCAGATCTCCCCGTCTCATTACGGAGGGAGTGAGCTCCCTTCCTCCAGGGACGCGGTGATACAGAACTCTTTCTCGGAGCAGGCTGGAGGGGACGGCTGGCAGCCCACGGGTCGCAGGAAGAACCGGAAAAACAAAGAGACGGTCCGGCACATCACACAGCAGGTGGAGGGCGATAGCCGGGCCGGCTCCCCGGTGGCC
Encoded proteins:
- the ZBTB46 gene encoding zinc finger and BTB domain-containing protein 46 — its product is MNNRKEDMEIASHYRHLLRELNEQRQHGVLCDVCVVVEGKVFKAHKNVLLGSSRYFKTLYCQVQKTSEQATVTHLDIVTAQGFKAIIDFMYSAHLALTSRNVIEVMSAASFLQMTDIVQACHDFIKAALDISIKPDASDELSEFEISAPPGSSTDALISAVMAGRSISPWLARRTSPANSSGDSAIASCHEGGSSYGKEDQEPKADGPDDISSQPLWPGDVGYGSLRVKEEQISPSHYGGSELPSSRDAVIQNSFSEQAGGDGWQPTGRRKNRKNKETVRHITQQVEGDSRAGSPVAPFLSTSGWPFGGRDSSADLTVAEASSSDSRGERAELYSHVDEGLLGGEASYLGPPLTPEKDEALQQAAAVANLRAALMSKNSLLSLKADVLGDDSSLLLEYLPKGTHSLSLNEFTVIRKKFKCPYCSFSAMHQCILKRHMRSHTGERPYPCEICGKKFTRREHMKRHTLVHSKDKKYVCKLCSRVFMSAASVGIKHGSRRHGVCADCAGRGVAGPLDGGGTEGSPELFPGDGPYLEDPDDPRGEGEEELCEDEDEVGLAHEDALLAAEKGDEDSPRGPGSPPGAPDKDFWIS